Genomic DNA from Danio rerio strain Tuebingen ecotype United States chromosome 5, GRCz12tu, whole genome shotgun sequence:
taatcccgttcctaaggtatgtgtatgattttttatttactttttttttaaaagctttttaggacaacagtatctccagcagaaaaaatatccaaaatgctgtttttaattgtaaagtaatctgtgtttttaaaataaatgaaggtATATAATTTTCAATGGcgaaaatgttttgttgttttttattcagacattttaaaagaacatattttagagcagtaataacAATACCATGATACCATgctatttttatccaaggttatcataccgtcagaatcttaaaccggcccatgcctaattgtGTCATTGTCATTTTGCTGATGCCTGTGACAGTACAGCAGCCCAAATGAGTACAATGCAGGATTTATGGTTCGGATGTTATTGAAAGAAGGATaatctacttttttttaaatcagttttataacAATGTTTTAAGTCAAAATATTCTGTTTACACTGCAGTGACACTTTCTGTGTCTTTAACTGCTTTATTGAGAAGAGATTGATCAAGTCTGGGATTTTGGAAACCTACCAATTGCGTTTTGTTGCTTCAAAACACTTTAAAGATAAGCCAAACAACAGAAGAGGAAAGAGGAAGAGAGACATAACAGCTTTTgtggttggtgtgtgtgtgtgtgtgtgtgtgtgtgtgtgtgtgtgtgtgtgtgtgtgtgtaatgtctgCTTCTCTGAATGCTGGTTTACCACCTCCATCTCTTTCTCttgctctctttctttcttttactctCCTTTAACTCGAGGATGCACAGTGTCTTGTATGAGATCAGCATAGTGCTGCTAAGTGCTGATAGTGATAGCATCCGGCTTCATGATTCCTGGGCTCTCCTTCAACCCTCAATCATCTTGTTGATACTTTCACACCTCATCTCTAAACTTTCCAGTTCAATTCCGTTTACTAATCTGAAAAAATAAAGGTGCCTGGCAGCTATAAATAAATCAAGCGTCTCCTAAAAGCTCCTGCCAGCATCTCTAGTCCGCCCCGAGTGGGGGATCTTCCAAAAGCCGCGCACCATCTGCCAGATCACCCTCCCCTCCGCAATTCATAATCCCCCTTAAAACCGACCAGCGACCTGCAAGTGAAAGCCTAAAGACACAAACTTGATCAAAACACAAGCATTGGCTGTCCCTGCGTTTTCATTCGGTCATTTGATCGGTTTTTGCAAAGGCGGAcacctccatccatccatccgcctccCCCTGCGAAGAAGACCCTCATCATCATTGTCGCTGTGAGATTACCTTTAAACGTGTTGATCACATTGTTCCCGTCCTTGATGACATCCTTTAGGAACTTGTTGGTTTTCTCCAGCTCGTTTTCGTAGCATTTCAATCTCTCTCTGAAATCGGGGCTGTCGGAGTAACAGTCGCTGAACTCCAGTGCAGGATGAACCATTCTCAGTCTCAGTGAAGAATAACTCTTCTGCTGTCGGCAAAGTACACAAAACCACGACACACCTGCACTATGATCGCTCGCCtgtattaattaaaatttcaGTTAACAGATTACAATAAAGTTCCCCATATTTGACATACTATGTGATGTGCAGTTGTGGAAAAAACAATAATCCAGCGCTGCGGTGGTGACGGTGTCCGGGTGCGCGCGCTTTTCCTATTAAAACTAATTCGGTCGCGCAAATGGAGTGGCAAAGTAAAACTTAAAAGCGCTGATAAAGAAACTATTTGTTTCTATACTTTTCCTTGTTTTGGGAGCGGAGGGACTGACGAACGCGGGCAGGGCTACATACTGAGTACACCCACATCATTGGACGGTAAATGTCACTGGCCGCTAAAACTGTATGTGAAACAACCGCAGTCTTCCTGTGTGGGGCGCGCGGGGGCTCACAAACGGAAATTCTCCATTGAGCTGCGTTCAAATCTAAACATGTCTTTTGTTTGAGTGCATACATCTATGCAGTGAAAATTATAATCATTCAAATCTATGAATTgtaattaatgattaaataaaaagaaatgaaaacgCACCTCTGACATTTGTAATAGATTTATAACTAACAATCGTAGGATCTGACACGCATGAGCGACGATGATTGGTTTATGGTAAGCAGCGCTGAGGAAAGTAACCTATACAACGTGAGATGCCACTGAAGTTCTACATCAGTCATTAGTTAAACTACAGCATTACACCTGGAAAATTGGCACTGACTAAATGCAATAGTTAAATATACAgggaacatttaaaataaaataaaaagtgttatttagaTCTGTCGTGTTTTTTAATTGACGACAGCTTCCGGGCCACTAAGCCTCGCCTATTTTACACATCAAAATGGTGCTAGATGTCATGCTACCTGCAAACTGATTATTTCGAAATTCACACTGACTCCAACCCTTAAAGAGACAGGCACTGTTATGATTCacaatataaatgcatttacaaaAGGGCAAAATACCACTGATATAGCGTATATTCTGTTTATGTGCTGATAAAATATTTGtacttaacaataataataataataataaactaaccGACTTTAATACACTTCATACTAATCAGTTatcaaatctttttaaaatttaattcgaCTTTTAAACgttaattttattgattattattattattattattattattattattattattattattatctgttaagTGGCTCGTTGGCGTTTTTGACGTCACATGTTTGATGACGTATCCGTATCCGTGTAAAGATGGCGGAAGCGGAGGACTCAAACAAGCCTTTGGTAAGAGACAAAACATGCTTTAAACAACCTTTACACTTTTAAAACACGGTGTCAGCTTTTCCACCGATATTGTATTGTTGCCTGTATGGATACTGGCCTTAAATGGAAACTTGGAAATGTGTAAATCTGTCAATAAAGCTCTGCTGGGGTAATTCATGTTAGGCTAACTGCAGATGGTCGTTTCTCATCTCAACAGAACAGTGACTAGCCTAAACGAGTTGTTTGAACATCACGCACATGTACGTATTGACAGATTTGCTGCTTTCTGTGGAAAACGGGAGTTCTTGTCTCATCCTTTTGCGTTACAAAACTATGTAAACAGTGATAGGAGCATCTGCGTCTGCTGTCTGAAGCTGATGACGCGCGCCTGTTTCAATCTCTCTGTCTCTGTAAAGATTTCACATATTCTTCAATTCACTCTGCGAGTCTAAATAGATTCATCTGACGGATTCATCCCAATCTAGAAACCGTATAACTGTTATCaatcaatttagtttactcatttAACGGTAGAATTCATCGCGTAAGAGAGGTGTTTACACTGTTCACTGTTAATGTTTTGCACTGTACGTTAGCTTGTTAGATACAGTTGAGGTTTTAGTTTGCTTCGGAAGTTTTCGCTAAAAAGTTTTTGATTTGCTATTCTTTGCCATTTGTTTGCATTGAGGTACAGTTTGTTttgtattcacacattcagactttatccttaaaatataatttcagaaaattattatttgtaaagtctaaatagtgaaatcactttagcagccagtgactataaaagtacaacattgttcacagtcatgtaaatagtgctaatgttgtttagaagtcatacttgcatgtggtTACAAACAGAATATTCAAAATAcattggtaaacaatatagggagcatgtcacaaatTGTCACTgaacaactttacctcaattttctGTCTAGGTTTTTCTTGGTGGATGTGAAATGAGTAGGCCATCACttcttaaaatgtcatttattactTGATAATAGCTTTTCATTAATAATCAAAATTACTGTTTCATTTTGACATAGTGTAGTCCTAAGATCACCTTCAATTAACCCTCCACAAACAGTCACATAGGGATGTAAAGTAAGTCAAACATTGAAAATTTGTAAAAAGTCAGTCTTTACCATTAAGATCATGTCTACAGCATCCAGGAAAAACGCAAGAACCATTCTGGTGACACATACTGTAGGGGTGATTTGCTGGATCAATAGTTTTGACGCTTTAATTTCTTGAACAAATCGATTACAAAATGTGATGTTCATAAATTTGTAAAACAGTTGTTGCATATTCCAATCCAATTTTTTCCATTTCTTTGATCAAccaaaaagcaaataataaatagGATCCAACACGGTCAAAAAGTTTGTTTGACCTTCATCAATTCTCCCCTTTTACCTGGCATGAAACCATAAATAGAtggtgcgtcccaaatcacatacttctattatacaccattttgtagtataaatagtgtaagtagtgcagtCAACTGAAATATTCTTTTTATTctgaaaataataagtgcacaatAAATCCCTAGATGAtgcttttatttaatctttaaaaaaaagaaatatgtgTTTTAGAAActtatgaagacagcagaagttatttaactttgaattatttaacttgacatgtttactgttacaaaatattttaaatgtttctcaaaaaaaaaaatatatatatattctgtgttCAAAGGGgtaaaaagttttagttttttacccagacatttaaaaagagtatGTTTGAAagcagtaatctcaataccgTGAAACGGTGGTATTTGTATCCAAGgatatcataccatcagaatcttatacccgCCCATGCCTACTCAACGGTCACAGGTTTGCTCATGTAGCAGAAAGGGCAAAGCTATTTCGTGCTGAGAttgcattacattatttattactttatgattctttatgtatttatcttattactatatatgtatttgtatttatgtatgtatatgtgtatgtatgtatgtatttatatatatatgagcaattccagcgttatggatgtgacatttgcagtaaaaactcaacacataaattgacagagaaagtatgttaacattatattgaaaaatttaattatattttccagagcaactagccacagagttatgggagcataaaaatatcaatctgtaaacatgttttgtactttaaatgaggaaaataagcatgcgttatggatgtgacaaaaaaatctgcgagtttacagtatacaacatactttgtagaaattctgtgaattaaactgcacaacccaaaataaataacactaatcaaaatgataagagttggctctctataaaacaaaaatgattggttttattttatttaatatttttacatttctgaggaaaaagtgttgttatggatgtgacatctctccgttatggatgtgacagatgtgaaattacCATCTGTGTGACTtgggtaaatcaaatagaatagtttgaaaacattgacagatgcatttttgagtatttttaaagtactgtaaaatacctGCTTACACAAAAACCCAGAAacggtttccgtattttggtaaaaacgtaattttttttttatggcaagggtGACATTTGCAcgaaattgctcatatatatatatgtagatagatagatagatagatagatagatagatagatagatagatagatagatagatagatagatagatagatagatagatagatagatagatagatagatagatagatagatagatagatagatagatagatagatagatggatagatagatacatacatacatacatacatacatacatttggTAGTTTTATCTGGGAAATGTTTTGATTTTCAGtttagcgaaaaaaaaaaaattaaatgggatGACACTAAActcacactagggctgcacgatattggaaaaattttgttttttgtttttttctgcaatatatattgcgatataaatttattttcaccagatgacttaaatagctatATTTCCTAAGTTATTACTTTAGATTGTTTGGAAGTGTTTTGTAGGGAAGtgaaatttaatgtaatttatcatatacattttataaacaaaGTACAACATATAATATACAAGCAAATATTGCactcaaataaacagtgctgcatggttttctggagagattaacagtattcaggtacagaaatgcaATAATTGAATATCAAAAACCATTGCATAGTCTTGCtcatataaataattcaattaattattattaaagttctttATGCGCTACTAAAATGATTTAAACTCTTAAAATGGTCACGAAGTCACAGGCCTTAATTAaaacatgcagatgataaacttttactgtAATATGGTTAAATTCTGCAGGGTCCACAATTCACATGTGTTTTGACCTATGGTTTCAGGCCCACTATAATTCCAACTCAGCATTGCCTATccagcgatgtgactattgcggacacacacattgcgatatcaatgctcaaacgatatattgtgcagccctaactctGACAGTGCACGCTTGAGTGTTCAAGTGCATAATGTATACAGTGTACTCTTTGGGATGCAATTACTCTTTTCACCCACTTGTGGTGTGACAgaaaattacagcaaaaaatacttccgccttTCCGTTGTAAACAAACACTGACAGCTCATGTGTGTTTGTATCTGAACATACGTCATTATGTGACAGGAGGTTTGCATTCTAGACTGTTGTGAATGGGCTTGGGACTTTTTgctttgaaagtctcttcattaaaggtcatcatactgaaataattaatgttcagtttctttgACACGCCTATGAGCTATTTTCAAAACACCTAAAAGAGTGTCAATTTTTTAACTTGCATTTTGTGAACCACCATGGATTCAGGTAAAAACCTTCTATAATATTTCCTGGAGACGGGTTAGTAAGTTGTCATTTTTAGGTGATCACACAGCTTGGGCACACAGTAAATCCAGTACAGATCTTATTTGGGGAATCAGTGATGTAAACGGACACGAGCGAGCAGAGTCTAATGTGTGTTTTGAGTATCTGGATTTGCCATGAATGATTTAACAAGTGATTCTTTTCACAGTTTGCTGGTTTGTCAGACATCTCAATCTCAGAGGACATTCCTGTGGAGGGAGATATATCTGTGCCAGTGGGCTCGCAGAACGCTGACAATGATTTCTCCACACTGGATGAACCTGTCAAAGACACTATTGTAAGTGAAACCTTTCACAGCAAGGTAGTGAGGAATACATAGAGATGGATGAATAATGCACATTTTCCTGATCCAATATTTAGCATGGACAATTTTACAAGGAATTTCTGAGTACACTTATTGTTAAACAAATTTTCAactatataaaatatgttatcaTGATTAAATATTAACATTAGATGAACAACTGAAATTTATAAACAAAAACCCAGAACAGAAATAGCAAGTTATATAGTAGTGAGAAATGGTAAGTTGAATGACAAAAACTGAAGCtttataaagaaatatttttcaaaactaaTAACAATTATgatgagaaaaaaagaaatgaaaactcCAAATGGAAACAAAAAATTAAAGCAAATATTAAATACTATCACAGCATATAAAGAATACTCAAATATCACTAGAATTCCTTTTAACAGTAGATCTGTTCAAGTTGAGCCGAGTTTTTTAACTCTCTCTTTGCTCTTTTTATGGATCTCAGCTGAGGGATCTAAGAGCTGTTGGACAGAAGTTTGTGCATGTGATGTACCCAAAGAAAAGCTCTGCCCTACTCCGAGACTGTGAGTCCATCATTCCTCGTTTTTTAATCGCTTATGGCACAGATTCAAAGTATCAGAATATAAAACAATAGTGTGACcaattttgtattaaaaatgctaaatgtaCTTGTCCTGAGCATGTTTGTGTTTGGCTGTTTTTAGGGGATTTATGGGGACCTCTCCTGCTCTGTGTCACTCTGGCTTTGTAAGTTGTAATGTTGACATGCCACTTTCAGGCTGAACTGTTGTCCCTGTCAGTGTATTgtaatttgttgtttgtttttatcccAGAATGCTGCAGGGTGGGTCTGCTGACAGTGAAGAGGATGGCAGGCCACAGTTTGCAGAAGTCTTTGTCATCATCTGGTTCGGTTCTGTAATCATCACCCTCAACTCCAAACTCTTGGGAGGAACTATGTGAGTGTTGATTTAGGATAGTTTTCATATTGTCAGTTACTTTTTTATTCATCCTTACATATGTTTTCATGAAGCTGTTGGTTATAAAACACCTTtagaaaatacttttttgtttAGTAATTAAGTTTTGGTTTAACAACAAATCTTTATTTGAGAAAAAAGTATATGTATAAGGTACAAAAAGTCTTCCAATTTCAAAAATTTGACCGTTtaaatattatcattttaaaacatAGTCATATTTTTGTGTGTCTATATCATTAAGACAACCAGGGAAGTAAATTTTATCTAACAGTGGGAGAAACAATAATTAtagcatttcattaaaaaacattttcaaaaccaagaatcttcaatcaaaaatgtatgAAGTGGTCAAATTTTTGTCGATCCACTACTTTCTTTTAGCATACTGCCGTCCCATTTACCAcacctttaaaacatttttagtcaaacaacaaacaaaaaaacaaaacaaacaagttaTATTTAAACCAAATTAGCTGTAAaccacacaatcccttcatgttgtctcaacccaaatcaattaagttaactattaagTGGTTTGAAAGTGAATTTTAGGTTAAATTTAAGTGGAATAAACATAAAATAGGGTGGTACGGtcgttagcactgttgcctcacagcaagaaggttgctggttcaactccaggctgggtcatttggcatttctgtgtgaagtttgcatgttctctccgtgttcatgtgggtttcctccaggtgctccggtttcccccacagtccaaagacatgtggtataggtgaatttgatgATCTACATCGGCCATACTGTATAAGTGGGTGTGTGAATGCcccagtgtatgggtgtttcccagtactgggttgttgcaggaagggcatccactgcgtaaaagatatgttggataagttggtggttcattccgctattgcggccactgataaataaggaactaagctgaaagaaatttAATGAAACAATCAAGTTGTTCTAAAAAATCTCAaggattgtgttgtttaagcttattttaaatcagtactttgaacaagcaaaaaaaagttatttaagtgTGAATGTACACTTTCCAAAAATGACTAGGACGCTAATCTCTCTTAGCTGCCATCAGTACACCGTGGCACATTTACAACCTCACCTGCAGCGTGGGAGCGGATGAAGTGTTTGATAGCAGTGTACCATCATTTAGCAAGTCAAGTTGTCTGAACAGAACTGTGATCCCTCGATGCTAAAAGTTGTGTAGTGTGAACTACGCTTTatctgcacagcactcactaacTGGCCTGTTATATAGCCAGTTATACTTGACCCTTAGGAagttagtcattcattcattttcttttcggcttagtccttttattaatcagaggttgctACCGAAGCTAGTCAGCTTCAAGCTATTGTGGTCGTGCAGTAACAGAGCTTGTGTCTGTTGTAGACATTACACTCTTGCTGGTTTAAagtactcatttaaaataaattttgttttgtgttcaatccattTGAATCTGTTAAGTCACtgtaacttaatcgatttgtgttgggacaacatgaatggattgtgtggaatcctgcattttttacagtgtactatccATCAA
This window encodes:
- the yipf6 gene encoding protein YIPF6 isoform X1, encoding MAEAEDSNKPLFAGLSDISISEDIPVEGDISVPVGSQNADNDFSTLDEPVKDTILRDLRAVGQKFVHVMYPKKSSALLRDWDLWGPLLLCVTLALMLQGGSADSEEDGRPQFAEVFVIIWFGSVIITLNSKLLGGTISFFQSLCVLGYCILPLTVAMIVCRIVLLGGSGVVSFAVRLIVVTASFSWSTFASTAFLADSQPTNRKALVVYPVFLFYFVIGWMILTFSPSH
- the yipf6 gene encoding protein YIPF6, which produces MVVSHLNRTVTSLNELFEHHAHFAGLSDISISEDIPVEGDISVPVGSQNADNDFSTLDEPVKDTILRDLRAVGQKFVHVMYPKKSSALLRDWDLWGPLLLCVTLALMLQGGSADSEEDGRPQFAEVFVIIWFGSVIITLNSKLLGGTISFFQSLCVLGYCILPLTVAMIVCRIVLLGGSGVVSFAVRLIVVTASFSWSTFASTAFLADSQPTNRKALVVYPVFLFYFVIGWMILTFSPSH